TGCGGCGCCATATGCCTTGCACCTGCGAAAGTGTGGTTGCAGCTAGGGGCTGTCCCTGATCTTCGGCCCCAAAATAAACTTGGCGGCTCAAACACCCGAACAGGACTCGGCCTCAGCAGGCCCCCGGAGGGCGCCTGCCAGCGTCGGACGTGTTCCATGCTGGCTGTGCGCGGATATGCGCTGACCGATGCCGCGTGGTGACCCAGCCACTCCGCAGCCGCAAAGGCTGCGGAGGTTCTGCCCTGCTCTGAATCCGTTGATCAGTTCACCGAGCTTCTACCGGAAGCAGCCAAAGTGCCCTACGGCAGGCTGCGTCAACGATCCCCCTGAACACCTACCGGTGACGTCCAACGTCCCTTGTCCTGTAGTCAAGCATGCGGGCCCGAACGCACTTGTTCCATTTCCAGGCGTAAAGCCCATGAGAACCATGAACCTTGCCCCGGAGCCCGGGAAGTCTTCTTTACAGCGGCATGGAAGGGTGCCGAGTGTTTGACAGATTCCAACAAAAGCTCCTGCAAAGCTTGAGACCTGTCCCTCTGGACCTGGCGCACCCTGAGGCCCCTGCGCCCCAGTCGCACCTGTGTCGCCCTTGGGCCCCTGCGGCCCCTGAGCACCAGCCACGCCCGTGTCGCCCTTGGGGCCCTGCGGCCCCTGAGCGCCCTGCACACCAGCCACGCCCGTGTCGCCCTTGGGGCCCTGCGGCCCCTGAGCGCCCTGAGCACCAGCCACGCCCGTGTCGCCCTTGGGGCCCTGCGGCCCCTGAGCGCCCTGAGCACCAGCCACGCCCGTGTCGCCCTTGGGGCCCTGCGGCCCCTGAGCGCCTTGCGCACCATCCACGCCCGTGTCGCCCTTGGGGCCCTGCGGCCCCTGAGCACCAGCCACGCCCGTGTCGCCCTTGGGGCCCTGCGGCCCCTGAGCGCCCTGAGCACCAGCCACGCCCGTGTCGCCCTTGGGGCCCTGCGGCCCCTGAGCGCCTTGCGCACCATCCACGCCCGCGTCGCCCTTGGGGCCCTGCGGCCCCTGAGCGCCCTGCGCACCAGCCACGCCCGTGTCGCCCTTGGGCCCCTGCGCACCAGCCACGCCCGTGTCGCCCTTGGGCCCCTGAGCACCAGCCACGCCCGTGTCGCCTTTGGGCCCCTGCGCACCAACTGCACCCGTGTCGCCCTTCGGGCCCTGCGGCCCCTCAGAACCAATCGCCACGTCAAAGGCGTCTTGATCCACTGCATCAGGGCCAAAGGAAACAGTGAGTAGATAGGAACCAGGCGCCTCCAAAAAAGCACGGGGGACTGTTGCGACAATAACCCCCTTGTGAACCCCCTGAACTACGAGGGATATCCCCGCCAGTTCGACGACAGGTATTCCGCGGCCGATGTTCCGCGCGTAAATGAACAACTTGCCTGGACCGTAATCGACCTCCGTATTCGTTACGACAAGCCTGTCCAAGGGGAGCGCAGCGAAACTTGGCGCAGCCGCCAGTGCCACGATCAGAGCCAGTGAAACTGCGAGAGTTCTGTTCCTGCTCACGATTCAACTACCTCTTCTCAGTGACTCCGCCAACGCGTGGGCCTTGAGGAGCCAGCTCTTCAGTGTCCTCTCCTCCAGCGACATCCGCGCCCACGCAGCCAGAAGCGCTACTCACCCAGAGAGAAGGGGGGGGAGACTCTTAGAGCAACTCCCACTGCCGCGCACCTGAGTCGGCGAGATGCCGGAGAAGTCCCGGAGGACTCGCCCTCTCCTCAGCTCGACAAGTCCACGCATGCGGGTTGAGATTTACTCCCCGGCCGTCGAGAAGATGCAATCGTCTGCGGCGCTGTAGCACCCGGTCTCCCAGCGTCCGCAGGCTGAACAGCGTCGTCTGCTGCTTGGGCCGTCCGCGCATCGCTTCCTCCGATGCTCGGAGGACACCTCACCACGGTGCGGGGGGTTGATCCCTCAAAGGGGTTTCCCAACAGCCTGCTAGAAAATGTGAATTAAGCCCGTCATTCATTCTTACCCCAGCCGCAATCAGACGACATCACAAAGTCGCCCTCTTTCAGCTTCGCTGCCGGGCGGATTGCTTCCTCTTTGAACTCAGGCGCTTTCAGTTTGTCATTGATGGTTAAGGCAAGTCGGCGGGAAAATGTCTCTGCTGTTCTGCGTGTCGCATTCGTGCTTTCTTGGCTGCGTGTGCTCGCGTATGTAAAATCACCGCTATTGAGTTTTGCCATACGGAGCGGCTACGCGTTCGTGCAGAAGCGCAAGCTCGACTTCAAGCGGTTCCCTTGGTCGTACTGGGCAGGCGTTAACCAGAGGCCATCAAGAGGCCTCGGATGAGTATGTTGAGAAGGGCGTCGCCAGTACTTCTGTCGTTGATGCTGGGCTTGGGATGTGCACACTCACCAAGCCCGCATTTGCTAGATGACGTGATTGCTGGTGTTTCGAGCTTGGCCCCCGCTCCGTAGGAAAAACCATGGCCACAAGCTCGGACTTCGACGTCGATGCCGTGATGGGCGTCCTTGGGACGATCGGTGAGCGGTTCCAGGATGGAACGCCCGAGGACGAAGCCTTGCGAATCGCCGCAGTGGCGCTGCTCTACGTTCGCGAGAACGGAAAGCTGGAGGATTACCGTGAGTACTTCCGGAGGTTCTTCATCCCTGCCTCGGAGTCCATAGTCGTAGCTCGGTCGTTCTCGACGACAGAGGAGGCTGACGCCTGGCTCGCTCAGGCGCAGGGGCGGGAGGGCGACTTGGTTCGTGTCGCGGGAAAGGGCTTCCGGGTCATCCCTCGCAGAAAGGGCGGAGGGCTGATGTTTCTCCGCACGCCACTGCCCGAGGAAATGGAGCCCTGAGCGGGTTCAGATGTTGATGCGGGAGCTGACCGTGCGCACGTCCAGGCCCAGGGCCGCGAACTCCGCGGCGTGGGCCCGGAGCAGCTCCAGCAGGCGGGGATGCACGTCTTCTTCTTCGTTGGACAGGATGAAGCCGTAGTTCGTCTTGGACAGCATCCAGGAGATCCACAGCATCTCCGTCGCCTCGTCCGGCGCGGGCGCGACGTCCAGGTCCTCCTCCGTGGACAGCGCGCCTCCCTTGCCCCAGCGCAATCCCAGACACGAGTACAGGACCTCGCCCGCGTCCTCCCACTGGAGGTTGTTCGCCCAGGCGTGCCGGAACGTCGCGAAGAAGATGACGTAGCGGCAGAGACTCTTCAGCGCCTCTATCTCGCCGGGCTGCGGCGCATCCGTCCGGGTCACCGCGCTCACGGCCTTGGCTGCCGGCTCCGCGACCTTCGCGCCCAGGTCCATGCGCTCCGAGCGCACGAACCACGGCGCATCCTTCCCCGGCACCCGCGCCCGCAGATAACGACAGACGAACGCTGGCGCTGAGTGCGCCACCAGGTCGTCCGAGAACCGGTGCACCTCCTTCCATTGCGCTTCGATCTCCGCGCCGTGCTCCGCGAAGAACGCGTCGATGTGCTCCCCGAGCAGTTTCCAGAACAGTTGCCCCGCCTGCGCGTAGCGGTGCCCCTCGCAGACCGGCGTCGCGGGCGCGAAGCCCTTCCAGTCGTAGCTGCCCAGCAGGTGCTCCAGCCGCTGGTTGATGCTCCTCTCCGTCAACGCACTGGCCCGCGAGATGTACCCCGTGGGCCCCACCAGGAACCCGTTGGCGGCGTGGTTGATCAACACCACCTCACGCAGGTGCGGCATCAGCAGCCAGCGCAAGGGATTGCGCCGCAGGTTCCGGTGCGCGGCGATGGCGTATTGCTCCACGTTGAAGTGGCACTGCCCCAGGTGGTTGCCCAGCTCCACGTCCAGCGTCGCGCTCACGCGCGCCATCCGCTTCGCTGCCTCCCAATCCGCGCCATCCGCGGGCGTGAACGTCCGGCGCGTCACCGGTGAGCCGGGCGCCGTCGCTCCGGGCTCCCGCATCCCCAGGATGATCCGCTGGGGCATCAGCTTGCCGTCCACCAAGCGCAGCCGGAGGTCCACGTCCGGCAGGCAGTGCACTCCGTCCTGCTCATACGCATTCCACGGCAGGTACAGCCGGAACGCCTGCGGATCCTCCGGGTCCCGGTCCAAGATGCTGGAGAACATCCCGTTGAGCAGCCGCTCCCCGAACCAGGCGTCGCTCCGCGAGGAGCCCGGCGACTCCCGCTCCATCCGGACCGTCGTCGTCTCCGGGTAGTCCGCCTAGATCTGCGCGAGGGTTGGCGCCTGTCCCATGCGGATCCGCAGCTGGTGCTGCCGCTTCACCAGCTCGATGGGCGCGACTGCCTTGAGCATGGCCAGCGCACGTCCCGGCGCGTACGCCGTCGGCGGCGTGCCTTCCTCCACCACGAGCAGCCGGGCCAGCGGCGTCGCCGGGTCGTATTCCCAGTAGGGCAGTCGGAGCGTCCCGAAGTCGTACTCCCGACCGCCGTGGTCGTCCGGTCCCCGCTCCGAGCCGATGCGCTTCCACGTCTCCACCACGCGGCCGTCCTGGCGGAACGTGTGCTGCGGTTCGAAGAAGCGCAGCTCCAGGTCCGGCAGGTCCCCTTCACCCGCGTCCGCCGGGTCGTAGCGGATCTCGAACGCGCCATCCGGGCCCGTGAAGGTCTCGCCCAGGAAGTCGTCCGGCGTGCCCAGGTCCCGGTCCCACAGCTCCACCTTGATGTGGTGCAAGGGGATGGGCCCCTGCGGTCCGTCCTGCTCGAACACGAGTCGGCCCCGGGCCCGCGCGGGCAGGGTGGAGGTGTCCCTCAGCGCTCGCGGCGCCCGCACCTGCTTGACCAGATTGCGGCTCACCGCCAGCCGCTCCTTCAATCCCAGCCCTTCGTACCACCGGGCCAGCTCCTCGGCCTCCAGGAGCGGCGGCTCCCCGGCCCTGGAGGAGAACCCCAGGGTGGTCAGCAGACGGCGCCACGCGGTAGGCATCAGCTCCGCGCCTCAACAGGGGAACGACAGGAAGCGGGCTTCATCGCGCCGGAAGGTAGCATGCCTGCGGTAATCCCATACTCGCGTCCTCACCCCCGAGGGCAGGCGGCTATCGGATCCACGGCAACCCGCTTTCGTCACCTGCTCCGCATGCGCCGTGGCGCCTCCGCACATCGCGCGCCTCGTGCTAGTGGGAGATTCCATGAGTACCGATTACACGCTGACGATTCGCACGAGCTCGAAGCTCGGCGCGGGAACCAACTCGGCCATCTCCGTGGTCCTGGTGGGCACGAAGGGTGAGAGCAAGCCGTACCTGCTGGACAAGCGCTTCCACAACGACTTCGAGGCCGGCGCGGTGGATGCCTACACCGTCAAGGCCGAGGACCTGGGCGACCTGCTCCTGCTCCGGTTCCTCAACGCTGGCGGGGGCGTCGGGGGGGACTGGCTCCTCGACTCGGTGACCGTCACCACGACGGGCAAGCACTGGTTCTTCCCGTACTACCGCTGGGTCCTGGGCAAGTCCTCCGCGGAGGTCCTCGAGGGCACCGCGCGGCTGCCCCAGCAGGTCCGGCACGAGCGGGAGCTGGTGGCCCGGAACGACCTGCTCCTGGCCCGCCAGCGCATGTATCCCTGGCGCCCCGCGGAGGCGACCGCCGGGCTGCCCGGGGCGCTCGACATCTCCGAGGCGCGGCCGCTGCCGAAGGACGAGCTCTACCGGGGGCTCGTGGACGGCAGCTACGAGGTCGTCATCGCGAAGACGCTCGCGGCCATCAAGCTGCACATGCCCGTGCTGAGCAAGGCGTGGAACGGCCTCGTGGACATCTTCGACTTCTTCAAGAGCCTGGAGCTGCCCACGCTCGCGAAGCGCTGGCAGGACGACGCGGAGTTCGCCCGGCAGGCCGTGCAGGGCATCAGCCCCGTCCACATCCAGTCCATCACCGCGCTGCCGGAGGGCATGCCGCTCCAGGACAGCGAGCTGCGCGG
This genomic window from Corallococcus caeni contains:
- a CDS encoding lipoxygenase family protein; translated protein: MERESPGSSRSDAWFGERLLNGMFSSILDRDPEDPQAFRLYLPWNAYEQDGVHCLPDVDLRLRLVDGKLMPQRIILGMREPGATAPGSPVTRRTFTPADGADWEAAKRMARVSATLDVELGNHLGQCHFNVEQYAIAAHRNLRRNPLRWLLMPHLREVVLINHAANGFLVGPTGYISRASALTERSINQRLEHLLGSYDWKGFAPATPVCEGHRYAQAGQLFWKLLGEHIDAFFAEHGAEIEAQWKEVHRFSDDLVAHSAPAFVCRYLRARVPGKDAPWFVRSERMDLGAKVAEPAAKAVSAVTRTDAPQPGEIEALKSLCRYVIFFATFRHAWANNLQWEDAGEVLYSCLGLRWGKGGALSTEEDLDVAPAPDEATEMLWISWMLSKTNYGFILSNEEEDVHPRLLELLRAHAAEFAALGLDVRTVSSRINI